Proteins from a genomic interval of Medicago truncatula cultivar Jemalong A17 chromosome 3, MtrunA17r5.0-ANR, whole genome shotgun sequence:
- the LOC11417255 gene encoding endo-1,4-beta-xylanase 5 isoform X5, which translates to MPSSLVLYNLTYDTIYSFSVWVKVEYSDSVMIKAKLETENETYNCIGTVLAKRGCWSFLKGGFLLNSPSNSSTIFFHNSDGKDVDIDIASQSLQPFTQHQWRINQQYIINTKRKRAVTVHVSDPNGRKLQGASVFVEQISKDFPIGSAIAKTILGNIPYQNWFLKRFNAAVFENELKWYATEPHEGSVNYTISDQMMQFVRANKIIARGHNIFWEDPKYNPAWVLNLTGTQLRSAVNSRIQSLMNQYKTEFIHWDISNEMLHFDFYEQRLGPNATFHFFEAAHESDPLATLFMNDFNVVETCSDVNSSVDAYISRIRELRQYGVFMDGIGLEGHFTIPNLPLIRAILDKLATLDLPVWLTEIDISNTLDHDTQAIYLEQVLREGFSHPSVNGIMLWTALHPYGCYQMCLTDNDFNNLPSGDVVDKLLQEWQTSSVQGITDEHGSHSFYGFLGEYRIRVEYRNKTINSTFSLCRGEETKHVPVTL; encoded by the exons GACATATAACTGTATTGGGACAGTTTTGGCCAAACGTGGATGTTGGTCATTTCTCAAAGGTGGATTTCTTCTCAATTCTCCTTCAAATTCATCTACCATCTTCTTTCATAACTCAGATGGAAAAGATGTGGATATAGATATAGCAAGTCAATCATTGCAGCCATTTACTCAGCACCAATGGAGAATCAACCAACAATATATCATCAACACT AAAAGAAAGCGTGCCGTCACCGTTCATGTATCAGACCCTAATGGAAGGAAATTACAAGGAGCTTCTGTGTTTGTAGAGCAAATATCAAAAGACTTTCCTATTGGCTCTGCGATAGCAAAGACCATTCTTGGCAACATACCATATCAGAATTGGTTTTTGAAACGGTTCAATGCTGCAGTGTTTGAAAACGAGCTTAAATGGTATGCCACAGAGCCTCATGAAGGCAGCGTCAACTACACAATTTCAGACCAAATGATGCAATTTGTTAGAGCCAACAAAATCATAGCTAGAGGGCACAATATATTCTGGGAAGACCCTAAATACAATCCTGCATGGGTTCTTAACCTTACAGGTACACAGTTAAGATCTGCTGTGAATTCACGAATTCAAAGTCTCATGAACCAATACAAAACAGAATTCATACATTGGGATATCAGTAACGAAATGCTTCATTTTGATTTCTACGAACAAAGGCTTGGACCCAATGCTACATTTCATTTCTTTGAGGCAGCACATGAATCAGATCCTCTAGCAACTCTGTTTATGAATGACTTCAATGTTGTAGAAACGTGCAGTGATGTAAATTCTAGCGTTGACGCTTATATCTCGCGAATAAGAGAACTAAGACAATATGGTGTTTTTATGGATGGAATTGGTCTCGAGGGTCACTTCACAATACCAAATCTTCCACTTATAAGAGCTATCCTAGACAAATTGGCAACACTAGATCTTCCCGTTTGGCTTACTGAGATTGATATAAGCAACACACTTGATCATGATACTCAG GCAATTTATTTGGAACAGGTATTGAGGGAAGGATTCTCACACCCTTCAGTGAATGGGATAATGCTTTGGACAGCACTTCATCCATATGGGTGCTACCAAATGTGCCTCACAGACAATGATTTCAACAACTTACCATCAGGTGATGTGGTGGATAAACTTCTTCAAGAGTGGCAAACTAGTTCTGTACAAGGTATCACAGATGAGCATGGTTCACATAGCTTTTATGGATTCTTAGGAGAATATAGAATTAGGGTCGAGTATCGCAACAAGACTATAAATTCAACTTTCTCTCTATGTAGAGGTGAAGAAACTAAACATGTCCCTGTGACACTGtga
- the LOC25490340 gene encoding LOW QUALITY PROTEIN: myb-related protein Zm38-like (The sequence of the model RefSeq protein was modified relative to this genomic sequence to represent the inferred CDS: inserted 1 base in 1 codon): MGRSPCCEKGHINKGAWSKEEDXAAAHGEGCWRSLPKAAGLLRCGKSCRLRWINYLRPDLKRGNFTQQEDQLIIKLHTLLGNKWSMIAGRLAGRTDNEIKNYWNTHLRKKLLSRGIDPATHMPLDQPNSSASATTAQVESCPNLNLELTISPPHDHPHHPFICSTSTATA; this comes from the exons ATGGGAAGGTCCCCTTGCTGTGAGAAAGGTCACATAAACAAAGGAGCATGGAGCAAAGAAGAAG GAGCGGCTGCTCACGGTGAGGGATGCTGGCGCTCTCTCCCAAAAGCCGCTGGTCTTCTCCGTTGCGGTAAGAGTTGCCGTCTCCGGTGGATCAACTACCTACGCCCCGACCTCAAACGTGGAAATTTCACCCAACAAGAAGATCAACTCATCATAAAACTCCACACTCTCCTCGGTAACAA GTGGTCTATGATAGCCGGAAGATTGGCCGGAAGAACAGATAAtgagataaaaaattattggaatACACATTTAAGAAAGAAGCTTTTGAGCAGAGGAATTGACCCAGCAACTCACATGCCTCTCGACCAACCTAATTCTTCTGCTTCTGCCACCACAGCTCAAGTGGAAAGCTGCCCTAATTTGAATCTTGAACTAACCATTAGTCCTCCACATGATCACCCTCACCACCCATTCATTTGTAGCACAAGCACTGCTACTGCTTAA
- the LOC11434372 gene encoding beta-galactosidase 13 — protein MTPTHNLAFLSILLVLLPAIVAAHDHGRVAGINNVTYDGKSLFVNGRRELLFSGSIHYTRSTPDAWPDILDKARHGGLNVIQTYVFWNAHEPEQGKFNFEGNNDLVKFIRLVQSKGMYVTLRVGPFIQAEWNHGGLPYWLREVPGIIFRSDNEPYKKYMKAYVSKIIQMMKDEKLFAPQGGPIILAQIENEYNHIQLAYEEKGDSYVQWAANMAVALDIGVPWIMCKQKDAPDPVINACNGRHCGDTFSGPNKPYKPSLWTENWTAQYRVFGDPVSQRSAEDIAFSVARFFSKNGNLVNYYMYHGGTNFGRTTSAFTTTRYYDEAPLDEYGMERQPKWSHLRDAHKALLLCRKAILGGVPTVQKLNDYHEVRIFEKPGTSTCSAFITNNHTNQAATISFRGSNYFLPAHSISVLPDCKTVVYNTQNIVSQHNKRNFVKSAVANNLKWELFLEAIPSSKKLESNQKIPLELYTLLKDTTDYGWYTTSFELGPEDLPKKSAILRIMSLGHTLSAFVNGQYIGTDHGTHEEKSFEFEQPANFKVGTNYISILATTVGLPDSGAYMEHRYAGPKSISILGLNKGKLELTKNGWGHRVGLRGEQLKVFTEEGSKKVQWDPVTGETRALSWLKTRFATPEGRGPVAIRMTGMGKGMIWVNGKSIGRHWMSFLSPLGQPSQEEYHIPRDYLNAKDNLLVVLEEEKGSPEKIEIMIVDRDTICSYITENSPANVNSWGSKNGEFRSVGKNSGPQASLKCPSGKKIVAVEFASFGNPSGYCGDFALGNCNGGAAKGVVEKACLGKEECLVEVNRANFNGQGCAGSVNTLAIQAKCSY, from the exons ATGACTCCCACTCACAATCTCGCCTTCCTTTCCATATTATTAGTTCTCTTACCAGCCATTGTCGCAGCACATGATCATGGTCGTGTTGCAGGCATTAACAATGTTACTTATGATGGTAAATCACTCTTTGTCAATGGAAGACGCGAGCTCCTCTTCTCCGGTTCCATCCATTACACTCGCAGCACCCCTGAT GCGTGGCCAGACATTCTTGATAAGGCAAGACATGGAGGTTTGAACGTTATTCAAACTTACGTGTTTTGGAACGCTCATGAGCCAGAGCAAGGCAAg TTCAATTTTGAAGGCAACAATGATTTGGTGAAGTTCATTAGGCTTGTTCAATCAAAAGGAATGTACGTGACCCTCAGGGTTGGACCGTTCATCCAAGCCGAATGGAACCACGG AGGACTTCCATATTGGCTAAGAGAGGTTCCAGGGATCATATTCCGCTCTGACAATGAACCCTACAAGAAATACATGAAAGCATACGTGTCAAAAATTATCCAAATGATGAAAGATGAGAAGCTCTTTGCTCCCCAAGGAGGCCCCATCATCTTGGCACAAATTGAAAATGAGTACAACCATATTCAACTTGCTTATGAAGAGAAGGGAGATAGTTATGTTCAGTGGGCCGCAAATATGGCAGTGGCCTTGGACATCGGAGTTCCGTGGATCATGTGCAAGCAGAAGGATGCTCCCGATCCCGTC ATCAATGCATGCAATGGAAGACATTGTGGTGATACCTTCTCAGGACCAAACAAACCATACAAGCCTTCCCTATGGACTGAAAATTGGACCGCTCAGTACAGAGTATTTGGTGATCCAGTATCACAGAGATCTGCTGAAGATATTGCCTTCTCAGTTGCCCGATTCTTCTCCAAAAATGGAAATCTGGTCAACTACTATATG TACCATGGTGGAACAAACTTTGGAAGAACAACCTCTGCCTTTACAACAACCCGTTATTACGATGAGGCACCTCTTGATGAATACGGTATGGAGAGGCAGCCAAAATGGAGCCACCTTAGGGACGCCCACAAGGCTTTGCTCCTTTGCAGAAAGGCTATTCTCGGTGGTGTTCCCACTGTCCAAAAGCTCAACGACTACCACGAG GTTAGAATCTTTGAGAAGCCTGGAACAAGCACATGTTCTGCTTTTATCACCAATAACCACACTAATCAAGCAGCCACAATTAGTTTCAGAGGTTCTAACTACTTTTTGCCAGCACATTCCATTAGCGTCCTCCCAGATTGCAAGACTGTCGTCTACAACACACAAAAT ATTGTTTCACAACATAATAAAAGGAACTTCGTGAAGTCTGCTGTCGCAAACAACCTCAAATGGGAGCTGTTTCTTGAGGCAATTCCATCATCTAAGAAActtgaatcaaatcaaaaaattcCATTAGAGCTTTACACATTGCTTAAAGACACCACAGATTATGGATGGTACACCACCAG CTTTGAGTTGGGTCCAGAAGACTTGCCAAAGAAGAGTGCAATTCTTCGTATTATGAGTCTTGGACACACACTATCCGCATTTGTTAATGGACAATACATTG GTACTGATCATGGTACCCATGAAGAAAAATCTTTTGAATTTGAGCAACCAGCTAACTTCAAGGTTGGAACCAACTACATTTCCATCTTGGCTACCACTGTTGGACTACCT GACAGTGGAGCTTATATGGAGCATAGGTACGCCGGACCCAAGTCCATATCCATCCTTGGTCTCAATAAAGGAAAACTTGAACTCACTAAGAACGGTTGGGGTCATCGG GTTGGTCTCAGAGGTGAGCAACTTAAAGTTTTCACCGAGGAAGGATCAAAGAAGGTTCAATGGGATCCAGTCACAGGAGAAACACGTGCACTCTCCTGGTTGAAGACAAGATTTGCCACACCAGAGGGAAGAGGTCCAGTTGCCATCAGGATGACTGGTATGGGAAAAGGAATGATTTGGGTGAACGGAAAAAGCATCGGTCGTCACTGGATGTCATTCCTCTCCCCTCTTGGACAACCTAGTCAAGAAGAGTACCACATCCCAAGAGATTACCTGAATGCAAAGGACAATTTGCTTGTTGTATTAGAAGAGGAGAAGGGAAGTCcagaaaaaatagagataatGATTGTTGACAGAGATACAATCTGCAGTTACATTACAGAGAACAGTCCTGCCAATGTCAATTCTTGGGGATCTAAGAACGGAGAATTTCGTTCTGTTGGCAAAAATTCTGGACCACAAGCTTCACTGAAATGTCCCAGCGGCAAAAAGATTGTTGCTGTCGAGTTTGCAAGCTTTGGTAATCCTAGTGGTTACTGTGGAGATTTTGCTCTTGGAAATTGTAACGGTGGTGCTGCTAAGGGTGTTGTTGAGAAGGCATGCTTGGGGAAAGAAGAATGTTTGGTTGAAGTGAACCGTGCAAACTTCAACGGTCAGGGCTGCGCAGGTTCAGTGAATACACTTGCTATCCAAGCTAAGTGTTCCTACTAG